The sequence ATCCTGCCCTCGATCTCTTGTATCTTAATTCAATAGAAAAGGATTTGGAGCAACAAACTACTTATCTCAATCGAATTCCTGAAACTGTAAACACGTTATCAAATCATAGCACACCGAAGTCTACGATACATGAGAGGCAGGAATCAAAGCAAGAATTGGTAATGAAATCAGATTCTGATAATGCCAGTAGTTCTTCCACAAGGGAAATCAAGCATGTTCATGATAATTTGGAATCGGTAATGTATGAATCTGATGGTGGTAACTCTTCTTCTGGGGATAAAATTATTCCCGCTGAATGTCATTCATCAGATGATGAATCTTTTCACTCTTTTCTTGATTCTCGATCATCTAATGCTCGGCTTTCGAATGCTTCGGCTGGTAGTCTCAACGATATTTCCGAAATTTCCCCCTCAAACGCACTAAAGATAATGCCATCTCCTTCACCAGCTCCAAAAAATCCAAACATTCAAGAAGAAACACTAGTTCATGATAAGAATTTTACAACTCAATCCCCGTCACTGCCTCTGCCACCGCCACCGCCCCCTCCCCCTCGACCACCTCCACTCACTTTGGCACAAAGAATGTGCATGCCTCCTTCAAGCACATCTTTGCAGTCTACCAGAATGGCATCTGAAGCTTCAACTTCTTCTGCACTACCAAACTTATCACCTCCTAGGAAGCCAGGTGCTTCTTCAGGATCAAACCGAACACCTCGGTATGACTTGCCGACTTCACCTCAAAAGTCTCCCAAACCTACAGGTGCGCTATTAAGtattcctcctcctccatgcCCACCTCCATTTCGGAAAGGAAATAATAGCTCTGCCAATGGCCCACCTCCTCCACCATGCCCACCTCCATTCCTGAAAGGGAACATTGGCTCTGCCACTGGGCCACCTCCCCCGCCATCTCAGCCTTCTCAATATACACCAATGGGAAAAGATGGAGCACCACTGACAAAATTGAAGCCACTTCATTGGGACAAAGTTAGAGCGGCACCAGACAAAAGCATGGTGTGGGACAAGATAAGATCAAGCTCATTTGAGTAAGTTTGTGAATTTGTATTTACTGCAAAGTTCCAATCTTCCGCTTGGAGTTTACTAACATGAGATTTCTGTAATAGATTAGATGAAGAGATGATTGAATCACTATTTGGGTACAATTTCCAAAGCACAGAGAAGAATGATGAAGCAAAGAGCAAAACTCCTTCACCAAGCAAGCATGTGCTTGAGCCAAAGAGACTGCAGAACATCACCATTCTCTCAAAAGCCATAACTGCAACTGCTGAGCAAGTGTGTGGTGCACTAATGAGAGGTGTGTTTTGTAAACTTGAAAGGCCCTGAAATATCTCAAAATCCTCTTCCAATAGTAAACAGCAAAGCTGGacagaattttaaattttgcaaAAGCAGACAATACATACTTTTAGGATCAAAGTTAGAAATTTCAAGCAAGAGTGCATCTCCTCCTGCAAATGGATTCCTGATAGATGCCTTATCATTGCAACGAACTATAAATTCTTTGGATACATTTCGTTAGAAAGGAGTACTATGTACAAATATACACATAACATATATGCTATATACCTACAACAACTGACTAATACTGTGGACATCAGGGGATGGCTTGTGTTTACAACAACTCGAGGCACTGGCAAAGATGGTACCTACTGAGGAAGAAGAGGCTAAGCTATTCGGTTATAAAGGAAACATCAATGAGTTGGGGTCTGCAGAGAAGTTTGTTCGAGTAGTTCTTAGCATACCATTTGCCTTTCAACGAGTTGAAGCCATGCTTTATAGAGAAACTTTTGAAGATGAGGTGGTTCATCTGAGAAACTCTTTTTCGATGCTAGAGGTAACCATCAAACACGCAAACTTTTCATCGAAACGATATTTCAACGCATCTAATCCATCTTCCTTTCTAATTCTTGTTCTCTACCAGGAAGCCTGCAAAGAACTCAGGTCAAGCAGACTCTTCTTAAAGTTGCTTGAAACAGTGCTCAAAACAGGCAACCGGATGAATGTGGGAACGATCAGAGGAGGTGCAAAAGCATTCAAACTCGATGCACTCCTTAAACTTTCTGATGTGAAAGGAACAGATGGTAAAACTACCTTGCTCCACTTCGTTGTCCAAGAAATAATCCGGTCGGAAGGGATTCGAGTATCAGATAGCATCATGGGGAGGATCAatcagaaaaacaaaactaaaaccgTCGAAGAAAGGGAAGAAGATTACAGAAGAATGGGACTCGACCTGGTTTCAGGTCTAAGCACGGAACTCTACAATGTCAGGAAAACAGCTACGATAGACCTTGATGTTCTTGCAAGTTCAGTCTCAAACCTATCGGATGGaatggaaaaattaaaacagcTAGTAAACAAGGACTTATTGACCGATGAAAAGAGCAGAGACTATGTTCACACGACGAAAACCTTCCTAAATTACGCAGCAAGGAATCTAAAGGAGCTGCACGAAGACGAAGGTAGAGTCATGTTGCATGTTAGAGAAATTACAGAATACTTTCATGGATATGTAAGCAGGGAAGAATCCAATCCACTTCGTATTTTCGTGATTGTAAGAGACTTTCTGGGAATGTTAGATCATGTCTGTAAAGAACTTAAGAGCCTCAAAGTCCCTAGCAGTCCAAACCCTCTTGCTCCATTTAGGTAGTAGACTGGATCTTTGCATTGCGTGTTTAGAGGATTATCATCCAATCACCAACTTGAATGtaaccttctttttatgaatttcGAGTAGATTTTTTAGCTTGTTTAGATTAATTGCCTTGTGACTAGTCCCAACCAGCTAGAATCTGGTCTTTGTTCAACTGATTGAATTAGAATGAATCGGGCACGTCAAGGATTTGTAATAACAGTCTCGTGGAGTTTCCACCGATCTTGCTTATTCTTCCTCCTCGCAACTTCTTCTGATGCGTTGATGATGTCCATTTCCACCACTGTGAATCAAAAGCCAAAGAATTAATCCCAGCAGCTTTTTCAACTATTCTACTCCCTCTTCTAGCCTCTTCAAGTCTTCGCTCGACTCCCTCTACCTTTGTTCTGTACTTCGCTTTCTTTTACTCGAACATGAAGTGTGAGGGAAAGCTTAGCAAGGAATGTGTGAGTGAAGAGAGGGAATTGCATGGGATTTATCCAATGAAGAAAAATGTAGAGTAGATTTAACCACTCTATGTAAACAAACTCTAAATCCCTTTagttttgtaaaacaaaatctcaATTTTTCCCTGTTCTCTTTCTATTTTATCTTTGAGCATGACTGTCAAttgcataattaaaaataattgaagggcCAATTGCAATTCACTAAAATATATGGGCATTAAGTATAATtcagccaaataaaaaaaacttttctcaCCGCtaaatctgtttatttttgcattttaaaaataatttttaaaaaatttaaaattttttttttactttaaatcaatatatttttattatttccaaatcattttgatatgctaatatcaaaaataattttttaaaaataaaaaaaattattcataattattttagcacaaaaaattatttgaaaaacaatcgtaATTATATTGCCAAACAAGTtagtctaataattttttacaactataaattaattatttttatgaaaacaattactaaatttaatatacacatgaaaatataatatattttcaaaacttaaattatggattggataaattaatttaggttgatttaagttaataaaaaatatgttattttaagtttttttttaaaaaaaattaaaataatattattttttaaaaataaataaaaatatcaaattaaactttaaatcatgaattgatATATAAAGATAACCTGATTTACTAAATcagtttttatcaaatttaatttaaaatccagCTCATAttaagatataaaattgatgGATAATCGGATTAACATAACAGCCCGATCTGATTTTATAACAATGTCAAAATCTTCCGAATTGCGCGGGCAAAGTTTTAAGTTCTCGAGCGGGATCGCACACATCCACGCACTATATTgattcatctctctctctctctctctcaaaaacagaaaaacaaaacttcTCATAAAAGAATCCTCAATTTCTCATACCTGCATAATCCTAGGGTTTCCATCTGCTCAATCGAACAACATTCCTATCGTATTTCACTGCTCAGAACCTCTCCATCTCCACCACACACACGTACACGTATACACACAGATCTTATACGGACACGTATAAGAAACCGACACCAATCGCTTAAAATCATGAATCTGTagcacggttttttttttttcaggaacaattcttaatttcagtttttttctttttctttttccttttccttttatagtgaatttttcTGTTTGGTGTGATGGAAAAATCTGTGGCTTGTGATGGAACCGTTGAAAAGCTCATAGAAATGGGTTTTGAGAGTTGTGCGGCGGAACAAGCTGTTAAAGAAGTCGGTCCGTCGTTGGATAAAGCTGTGGATTATTTATTGAACGGTTCTTTGAGCAGAAATTGTGAAGGTAGTGGTACTATGACCAgtagttctgaatgctttacaAGCAGCAGAAGTGGAAAGAGAATGCTGTCTGGCTCTGCCTATTCGGGTCGAAAGCGACAGTCTAGTATATTGGAGCATTTCCGGTTGCCACGCAGCGTGAAACGAGGCATGCTTAGTAGGGATGTGTCTGATGTTTTGGTTTCTGGGTCGAAGGTTTTGCCGCTTAGTGTGAATGGATGTGAGGAATCGTGTGTTAGTGTGGATTGTGGTAAGGTCAAGGATGCAGTGGATGGTTTGCCAGTTTTGTGTAAAGAAGAGGTGGGTTTTGGATTGGATTGGGAGGAGAGAGCGAATAGGGTATTGCAAGAGCGTTTTGGTTGTAGTTCATTAAAGGGTTTCCAAAAGGAAGCCTTGGCTGCTTGGGCAGCTCATCAAGATTGCCTTGTTCTTGCCGCTACAGGATCtggtattgtttttttcttcttttcgttTTGTTGTCATATATGATTAGTTTggtttgttctttgttttggtCAGCGGTAGTAACTTTTGTTATATGATTATTTTGTTGCAGGAAAATCTTTGTGTTTCCAGATTCCAGCATTACTAACAGGAAaggttgtggttgtgatttcaCCGTTGATTAGCTTGATGCATGATCAGTGCTTAAAGCTATCAAAACATGGGGTCTCTGCGTGCTTTCTTGGATCTGGGCAGCCTGATAGCAGTGTGGAAAAGAAAGCAATGAGAGGCATGTATGACATAATATATGTCTGCCCAGAGACAATTTCAAGGTAAGCTGCATGTATGTGGTTCGCTTTTGTGTCTAAAAAAGGGAGTTTGTTAGCTCTCCTGATTGAAAGAGTGGTATAATTTCACCGCAGACTGATAAAACCGCTCCAGGGACTTGCAGAAAGTCGTGGCATAACTTTGTTTGCTATTGATGAAGTTCATTGTGTTTCTAAGTGGGGACATAATTTTCGGCCTAGCTACAGGTTTGTGTTCTTCGTTCTGTTGGCTGTTTCATGCTCCTGTTTGTTATACCTATTCTCTTACAATCACAGGCTGATTGTATTGGTTAATTTTATACATATAGTTATGAACTTCATGTACTGAGAAGTACCATCAGTGCTCAGATGAAGCTAAACATAGCAAATCCAAGTTAAGAAAGTTGGCTAGCTATGTGTCCTTTATCTATTTAATGTGTGTTGATAGTCATCTTATCAGTGATGATTTTATAAGGAAGGTGATATTATGAAGCTTTTTCACCATTTCTCATGCTATTGGACTTGGCTTAAAGTACTATACGCTTAGATGTCATCACAAAAACTAACAAGAAGCATATTGTAATGTTTCAGGCAATTGTCTGTTCTCCGGGAGAACTTTAGTGCTTGCAAtctaaaattcttaaaattcaaCATCCCATTGATGGCGTTGACCGCAACTGCCACAATTCCGGTTCGAGGAGATGTGCTTAAAGTGCTGAGAATGTCAAAGGAAACAAAGGTTGTGCTTACTTCATTTTTTCGGCCAAATCTACAGTTCTCGGTAATCTGCCCTCCAACTTATGTTTGAATAGTTGTTTGACCTATCAGGGCTCAACTTTTCTTGTTCTCTTTTTGTGGAAGGTGAAAACAACACCCAAACCTGTCAACCTTAATTTGATGGTAGCAAGTAAAAGGGAAGAAAGGAATAGGAGTAAAGGATTGAAAAACagcttttgaattaaaaaataccatTTCTACATAGCTGCTGTTTGATTGGTTTAATTCCTGCAGGTTGTCCACAGGTCATATGCATTAGAATTACTCTTACCTGATTTGGATGCATAGAAACTAACCGATATATTGTGATATATAAACAAGATGTATCCATATTTTTCATGTACTAAAAACATGCttccaaaattttaattttagtacaaGATGTCTAAATCTTAACTTATCACATACACATCTAGCTCATTTTCCAACTAGTTTCCTTCTTACTCCACTCGTGAGAATGGTCCAAGAGGACTATGCATCATAATGTGCAGAGGGTGGTTCCTGCTTGTATGATGTTTAAtatttaatgggttttttttaatccctGTCTATACTTTCCATTGAAAGGAAGATTAATGTGACTAATGCAAGAAGTGTGATTTTTGCTAGTTTCATATCAGGTTTCATGAAACAAAACATTATGACTGTTTCAGCTTcacattgaaaatttttaacatggtaAACAGAAAATTACAAGTCTGCATCTGAAATATTTAGCCTAAATCCAAGAGGACCATGATGTCAACCTACTAATTACAGCATCATTATGTTCTCTAGGTATTGCAGTAATCATGCCCCTATGAAGTCTGATATTGTTACAATTGGACCAGcaattgaaaattgaatttgatgttCTAAATAGTATACATGTTAGATTATTTCCTGAtggaattttttgttattttttttcctaatgaaTCTCTATGATTTCTTCTCATGTTTTCTAGTTTGCTTCCTAACTTACATGCCttatatatcatattttattgAACATATCAAATATCTACTGGTGTGGAAAACCAAAATTCAGTTTCTGCTCTTACAGGTAAAACATTGTAGAACCTCTTCTCCATCTTCTTATGGGAAGAATCTCAGCCATTTGATAGGCATATATGCTGGAAAGAAAAGGTCCAATGAAAAGAAGTGGAATAGTATTGCGGAAGAATTAGATGATTGCTCCGATAGCTCTGCTGATAATAGCATATCTGATGGAGATGTATCTTCTCCAAATGACATGAACAGAATTGAAGATGATTGCTGTGATGTAGAtgatgatgaattaaatttaacaaaggaAAATGGATCGACTGCTTCAAGGGAAAAAGAAATGTCAATTGAATATTTGGAAAATGATGTTGATGTCTTTAACATTGTGGATGATTGGGATGGTATACATCTTTCTATTAATTTAGATCATGTCTGTTGCTGCATTATACTGGCTGGCTGTAAAAATATGCCATGAATGCAACATagaacttgaaaagaaaattgcaGATGCAAAGTATTGAGTTTTATGCCAGTAGAATTGCtactagaaaaaagaaattttctttCATCTCTAACCtccaatattaatatatatattctattctaattcttattatttctcATTTTGAAGTTGCATGTGGTGAATTCAGTGGACAATCTCCTTGCAAGGACCAGTATATTTGCGAGTCATCTGAAACAGTTGATCCCTCTAGTAAGATAGAAGACAGGTCGAAACTTTTGCAAGAGCCTTTAGAAAAAGGACCAACCATCATATATGTTCCTACAAGAAAACAAACATTGAGCATCACAAAGTATCTTTGTGGTTTTGGTGTGAAAGCTGCTGCTTATAATGCATCGGTATGTATCACATGATTGTTTCCCAGGTCAATTGGATGGATACCATGTATTCTATTTTAGTTTGATaagggttttctttttccattaTTAAGCCTACTGAATCAACCTTGCAATTGAATTGGAATCACTTTGACTCAGTTGTAATATAATGCGACATATTGGTAGTGAAACTGCTATGTTGCATAGCACTTGATGGTGTAAATATTACAAAAGGAAACCTGTCTGATTTGATGGCTGATCTATCAAGCAAAAGTAACCTCAACTTCTAATTACCTTTCAAACTGCTTTGCAGATTTAATCATTggatttttctctatttgtatttttccttttttggttGGTGGTGATTCTTTATGTtcacttgttttttaatctttcacaTCACATGACTAAGGGTAGTTACTCCTATGAAAACTTCTCTTGTTTAACATGCAACTGACCCATGGCCATTTTCCCCTCTCAGTTGCCAAAATCACACCTAAGGCAGGTCCACCAGGAATTCCACGAAAACTTGATACAGGTATGGGTAGGGAAACTGATCATTCTGGATTGCATGATGCGTCTTTCATCTGGTTTTTGAATTCTTAACGGTGCTAATAACTTGCACTGTTTGAATACTAAGGTATCCTGTATTCATGCAGCATCCTGTTTGGGCATGTCTTGCACCATTTCTGATCTCCATTTTTTTGTCTGCTTGTGATAAAATGAATTTACAACAATTaa is a genomic window of Populus alba chromosome 5, ASM523922v2, whole genome shotgun sequence containing:
- the LOC118047737 gene encoding formin-like protein 11 translates to MGCAPQILHMIFIATVFMLVLSQSSHLLISDASVDAQGCFKAPGLPKVDFMEGSTEDVNDEKRIEKVSGEDENEGKEALIVQKFRALLGLKSSKRRSSSVEFVSPAPSPSPTIEAEPPAFAPAPKLPVHVHSYSPPHHNHQASPPHKIWREHEDKSRLETILVAVLGSIGAAFLICVLGLIWFSGKFMEQRKKSARKTSEQRKRGRSRGESKFVSSQKSPSKVSLNPALDLLYLNSIEKDLEQQTTYLNRIPETVNTLSNHSTPKSTIHERQESKQELVMKSDSDNASSSSTREIKHVHDNLESVMYESDGGNSSSGDKIIPAECHSSDDESFHSFLDSRSSNARLSNASAGSLNDISEISPSNALKIMPSPSPAPKNPNIQEETLVHDKNFTTQSPSLPLPPPPPPPPRPPPLTLAQRMCMPPSSTSLQSTRMASEASTSSALPNLSPPRKPGASSGSNRTPRYDLPTSPQKSPKPTGALLSIPPPPCPPPFRKGNNSSANGPPPPPCPPPFLKGNIGSATGPPPPPSQPSQYTPMGKDGAPLTKLKPLHWDKVRAAPDKSMVWDKIRSSSFELDEEMIESLFGYNFQSTEKNDEAKSKTPSPSKHVLEPKRLQNITILSKAITATAEQVCGALMRGDGLCLQQLEALAKMVPTEEEEAKLFGYKGNINELGSAEKFVRVVLSIPFAFQRVEAMLYRETFEDEVVHLRNSFSMLEEACKELRSSRLFLKLLETVLKTGNRMNVGTIRGGAKAFKLDALLKLSDVKGTDGKTTLLHFVVQEIIRSEGIRVSDSIMGRINQKNKTKTVEEREEDYRRMGLDLVSGLSTELYNVRKTATIDLDVLASSVSNLSDGMEKLKQLVNKDLLTDEKSRDYVHTTKTFLNYAARNLKELHEDEGRVMLHVREITEYFHGYVSREESNPLRIFVIVRDFLGMLDHVCKELKSLKVPSSPNPLAPFR
- the LOC118047738 gene encoding ATP-dependent DNA helicase Q-like SIM isoform X2; protein product: MEKSVACDGTVEKLIEMGFESCAAEQAVKEVGPSLDKAVDYLLNGSLSRNCEGSGTMTSSSECFTSSRSGKRMLSGSAYSGRKRQSSILEHFRLPRSVKRGMLSRDVSDVLVSGSKVLPLSVNGCEESCVSVDCGKVKDAVDGLPVLCKEEVGFGLDWEERANRVLQERFGCSSLKGFQKEALAAWAAHQDCLVLAATGSGKSLCFQIPALLTGKVVVVISPLISLMHDQCLKLSKHGVSACFLGSGQPDSSVEKKAMRGMYDIIYVCPETISRLIKPLQGLAESRGITLFAIDEVHCVSKWGHNFRPSYRQLSVLRENFSACNLKFLKFNIPLMALTATATIPVRGDVLKVLRMSKETKVVLTSFFRPNLQFSVKHCRTSSPSSYGKNLSHLIGIYAGKKRSNEKKWNSIAEELDDCSDSSADNSISDGDVSSPNDMNRIEDDCCDVDDDELNLTKENGSTASREKEMSIEYLENDVDVFNIVDDWDVACGEFSGQSPCKDQYICESSETVDPSSKIEDRSKLLQEPLEKGPTIIYVPTRKQTLSITKYLCGFGVKAAAYNASLPKSHLRQVHQEFHENLIQVVVATVAFGMGIDKSNIRRIIHYGWPQSLEAYYQEAGRAGRDGKLAECVLYANLSRTPSLLPSKRSESQTKHAFKTLSDCFRCDVCVNGPPEMQDLKEEADILMKVIAAYHLSEQNHSFDSSYDGKCNDTKSQRAVQKPNLRMFVTKIKEQYQKFWTTDQLWWQGLARIMEGKGYIREGDEKSHVQIKFPEPTKLGLEYLEYDREQPLSVYPEADMQLSVNKHKSYSSFAEWGKGWADPEIRRQRLERKQSNRKPRKPRRTRKSGKMKLDFKTSRGRIAAKLFCKQK
- the LOC118047738 gene encoding ATP-dependent DNA helicase Q-like SIM isoform X1, with the translated sequence MEKSVACDGTVEKLIEMGFESCAAEQAVKEVGPSLDKAVDYLLNGSLSRNCEGSGTMTSSSECFTSSRSGKRMLSGSAYSGRKRQSSILEHFRLPRSVKRGMLSRDVSDVLVSGSKVLPLSVNGCEESCVSVDCGKVKDAVDGLPVLCKEEVGFGLDWEERANRVLQERFGCSSLKGFQKEALAAWAAHQDCLVLAATGSGKSLCFQIPALLTGKVVVVISPLISLMHDQCLKLSKHGVSACFLGSGQPDSSVEKKAMRGMYDIIYVCPETISRLIKPLQGLAESRGITLFAIDEVHCVSKWGHNFRPSYRQLSVLRENFSACNLKFLKFNIPLMALTATATIPVRGDVLKVLRMSKETKVVLTSFFRPNLQFSVKHCRTSSPSSYGKNLSHLIGIYAGKKRSNEKKWNSIAEELDDCSDSSADNSISDGDVSSPNDMNRIEDDCCDVDDDELNLTKENGSTASREKEMSIEYLENDVDVFNIVDDWDVACGEFSGQSPCKDQYICESSETVDPSSKIEDRSKLLQEPLEKGPTIIYVPTRKQTLSITKYLCGFGVKAAAYNASLPKSHLRQVHQEFHENLIQVVVATVAFGMGIDKSNIRRIIHYGWPQSLEAYYQEAGRAGRDGKLAECVLYANLSRTPSLLPSKRSESQTKHAFKTLSDCFRYGMNTSCCRAKTLVEYFGEDFSYEKCLLCDVCVNGPPEMQDLKEEADILMKVIAAYHLSEQNHSFDSSYDGKCNDTKSQRAVQKPNLRMFVTKIKEQYQKFWTTDQLWWQGLARIMEGKGYIREGDEKSHVQIKFPEPTKLGLEYLEYDREQPLSVYPEADMQLSVNKHKSYSSFAEWGKGWADPEIRRQRLERKQSNRKPRKPRRTRKSGKMKLDFKTSRGRIAAKLFCKQK